The Chengkuizengella sediminis genome segment TTTTCGTCCTTTGGTTTGACGTATGTATTTCTTGAATGCTTTTCTTTGCATATCCGTTTAATATATCACCTGATATCTTTAATTTTTCTCGCCCTGCTTCAAAATATGGCAGAGCCATAAAATACAAGTCATATGTGGGGTTTTCTACATCTGTAATTCTTGCCCAGGATTCAAATTGCGTGTTGAATTCGGAAAGATATTTTTTAATTGTATTCTTATTACTCGATGATTCTGACTCATCAGCTTCTTCCCCTATAGAAGTAGCTGCTATAGTTAAATCTTCTAATTGATACTCTGTGACTATCGATAGAGCTTCATCCACTTTTTCATTGGCATTGGCTATTTTTGTCTGCACTTCTTGGCGTAATTCTTCTTTATTCGCGTTTTCTTTTCTTGTTAGAGTCAGATATGTAACCAATGCTTGATACAAATCTTTATCTGCATCTAAAATAAGTGTGTTCGTTTGAAATGAAATATCATACAAAGTTTCTGTAAGTTTATTTTCATTCTGTTGATTTAGATTCAATAAAAAAATGGAAGATACTAATCCAAGAATGAGAGGAACACCAAATATCAATAATAGTTTCTTACTCGTTGACATGTTTTTTGTTAATTTTATGAATAACATGTAACCACTCCTATAGATTGTAATAATAAACTATGTACCTTTTTTATATCGGCTGAAATCATAAATAACTTTAATCGAATTTGTAAAAAATTTGAAAACCAGTAGAGAAAGTTTCATAGAAATCCCTCCCCCACTGGCTTAAGAAGATGTTTATTTTTTAAAAAAATTTATTTTTTTGTTACAATATTATATTCATTCCTTTGTGCATCCCACACTACCTTGGCATCAAGTGATTCCCCAATAAAACGAAGGGGTACATAAGTTGTATTTTTAATTAAATAGGAATCAATAGTAACCCTTTCTCCGTTTAAAAGACCATTTACTTTTCTTTGTACTTTGGGCAGCATTTGATTCGGAGATTTATATTCACGACCAATAAAGGTAGTAAAAGTTTTAACTACCGCTTCAGCATAATCCATCCAATAGGTTTGGAGCTGTTCAACATCATCTAGTTTACTATCTGCAAAACCATACTCAATAATCGTAGTACGAACACTCCCGGTTTCTCGATGCATAAAAAAATAATCTTTTTTTGGGTCTGTAGTTAATCTTCTTGAAAATACTCTACGAAGGTTTTGTCCTTCATCAACGATTCCTTGCGCTAACCTTGTTGCCAGAGTAGGATCTGTGTGAATAGAATGAATTGTTTCAACTCCATCTCCACCACCTGCATTAATATGGTTGCTGAAACAATATTGTGCACCTGATTCGCGTACGATTCTAGCACGATCTACAGAACTGATAAATACATCTTCATTTCGAGTCAAGGTGACTGGAATACCCAATTGCCTGAATCGATCATATTGGTATAGTGAAATTTGTAATGCGAAATCTTTTTCCTTCCACAGGTGATTCGTTCCTCCACCAGGATCTTTTCCTCCATGCCCAGAATCTATGATTAATATAGGATCTATTATAATCACCTCCTTATTAATATCCTATGTTTTACTAGTCCTGATTGACATGGACAATCACCTGTTTTTGATAGTCTATTTTTTTACACATATAAAATCCTGTAAACATCTTTGTTTCACTCCACATTTTAATTTCAGGAAAGAACTTTGTTGATAAATATTGCCACATAACGTATAGAAATGTATAATAAAAGTAAGATATTGATCATAATAATAAAGAAATCCCGCAGGTGTTGGAGCACCTACGGGATATAAGTACAATTTATAGTCCGTTGAAAAACGGAAGGCTTAACCTATTTGAATAGACCGTACCTTTTAGCGGAGGCGGTCTTTTCGTCTTTTCTTACGAAAATCTAGAATTAACCTTGTTATATTAACCAACAAGTTTAAAAATTCTAACATGGCATCACCTCCTATCTCTTGAGAAATAATAAAGAGAAATTCGGTTTCAGCCTACCGCTCTCGCCAAACTATTTGATGTACATAGTTATATTATACCATTTTTTGATAGAATAAGGGTATAATTAATTGCTTTATAGTGAAGGTCATTGCATCTAAGTACCAAGCAGGTGACTACCAAATCTAATTATCTTCGAGTATGAAAAAAACAAAAAACCTAAGCCCAGATCATGCTGAGCTTAGGATGGTTATGGATGGCGTTTATAACCAAAAATGTTTAGGTTAGGGTTAGATAACGGAATCAGGGATGTTCCCCCATCTTACCTTACTGCGTTATATGCGTTAATTCGGCCATGTTCCCAATATCTGCCGGTCCCTTTAATTGGATCTGCGGTACTTTCAATTTTATCTCGAATTTCAACATTTGAAAGCCCTTGAGATGCAAGCAACGCTGCAAGACCAGCTGTGTGTGGTGAAGCCATTGATGTTCCATTGTAAGAAACATAACCTCCACCAAGTTGTGTAGAAACAATATCTACACCAGGAGCAGCTACATCCACCCAAGATCCATATGTAGAGAATGAAGCTTTTCTATCATTTTCATCTGTAGCAGCAACGGCTATTGTGTTTGTGTAATAAGCTGGATAATTTCTTTTGCGATTTCCTGAATTACCTGCTGCAGCTACGACAACAACACCACGATCCCATGCATAGTTAACCGCATCTTCTATAACCCTAGAAGAAGATGAACTTCCAAGACTTAGGTTAATTACATCTGCGCCATTATCCGCTGCATATGTAATCCCATTTGCCACTCCTTCATTCGTTCCATAGCCATCTCGATCAAGTACTCGAATAGACAGGATTTTAACATCAGGAGCCACTCCCGCGACACCTACTCTATTATCTGTGAGTGCACCTACTGTTCCTGCAACATGAGTTCCATGTCCGTTCAAATCGGAAGGATTATTGTCATTATCTATGAAGTCATAACCTCGCACTACTTTTCCTTTTAAGTCTTCATGATTTTCATCAACACCTGTATCAATAACTGCAACTAGTACGTTTGAACTGCCTGTAGTGATGTCCCAAGCGCTGTCCGCATCAATAATTTGAGGTCCGTATTGATCGGATGAATATAGTGGATCATTTGGATCGAATAGAGCGTAGTATTCAACAATGGGTTCAGCGAATTCAACATCTGCTCTATTATTATATTTTTCTAATGCTTTCTCTATTGATTTCCCTTTAACTTTTACAACTTCAAAACCTATTTGTTCATTTGCTTTTAAGACCTCTGCATTTTCTTCTAGATGTATTTGTTGTTTAACGTCTTTTGTAGTTTTTTCTTTAAACTTTACGATAATTTCACTGTCCTTGTTAGAATTTGCATCAACCTGTGCTTCTGATACGGAAAAAGAAAGAATTAGTGCAAATGCCATAAGAACTGAAAAAAACTGTTTTAATTTCATTACTTAACCTCCAATAAAATAGTTTTGATATCAGGGCCACCCTAAAGCTATTAGTAACTATCTCCCTAACCAATACAATATAAATACTTTCATTAATGTATAATTATTCCATCTTTTTTGTTTTTGAACAAGAAATAAATATATTCTCCAATTTTTTAGTTAGTTCTGAAGTCACAATTCTAATAGAGATAATGTATATATATTCTATTTATGCTATAATATAGAAACTAATTATAAGGGAGTGTGTTTTTTGAAAATTAAAAAAATGAATAGAATGGTAAGTGTTATGATCTGTTTTTTTATGAGTCTAAGCATTATTAGTTCTCCTTTTATTTCATCTGCAGAAACACTCACACCAAGTTTAAACAGTGAAACAAACAACTCTATTGACATTAATACTGGTATAGCGAATCTGAACTATAATAAGGACAGTATTTTAGCAGCGAATGGTGATAAAGTAGAACATTTTGTTCCAAAAGAAGGTATCTATTCGGATGGTAAATTTATAGTGATAGAACGTGAGAAAAAATCACTTACAACTTCACCTGTAGATATATCCATTATAGATTCAATGGCTAATCGCTCTTATCCAGGAGCATTACAACTCGCAAACCAAGCTTTTACAAATAATCAACCTACTGTAATAAGTTCTAGTAGACAGCCTTTGAACATTAGTATAGATTTACCAGGTATGAGAGAGGAAAATACAATAACTGTAGACAACCCAACCTATGGAAATGTTGCTGGAGCAATAGATGAGTTAGTATCTATTTGGAATGAAAAATATTCAGATACCCATACCATCCCTGCTAGAATTCAATATTCAGAATCTATGGTATATAGTAAATCTCAAATAGCAGCTGCTCTTAATGTGAATGCTCAAGTTCTTGATAGTTCACTTGGAATAGATTTTGATGCTATTTCAAATGATGAAAAAAAGGTAATGGTTGCCGCATACAAGCAAATATTCTATTCTGTTAGTGCAGAACTACCTAATAATCCATCAGATCTTTTTGATGATAGTGTTACTTTTGAAGAGTTAACTCGTAAAGGGATAAGCAATGAGGCTCCACCTGTCATGGTGTCAAATGTAGGGTATGGTAGAACCATTTATGTGAAGTTAGAAACGAATTCTAAAAGCAAGGATGTTCAGGCTGCATTTAGAGCTTTACTTCAAAATGCTGATCTTGATCTAGAAACTAGATTAAAGTACCAAGAGATTTTTGAAGATAGTTCCTTTACTGCTGTAGTACTAGGTGGGGATTCAGCAGAACATAATAAGGTTGTTACAAAAGACTTTGATGTAATACGAAATATAATTAAAGACAACTCAGAATTTAGTCTTAAAAATCCAGCATATCCCATTTCATATACAAGTATTTTCCTAAAAGATAACTCCATTGCTAGTGTAAAAAACAGTACAGAATATATTGAAACTACATCTACTGTATATTCTAAAGGTAAAATATCACTTGAACATACGGGTGCATATATTGCTAGATTTGAGGTATCCTGGGATGAAATCTCGTATGATATAAATGGAAATGAAGTCTTAACCCATAAAACTTGGGAAGGAAACAATAAAAATCGAACGGCTCGTTATTCTACAGTTATACCACTTCCATCGAATTCAAAAAATATAAGAATTAAAGCAGAGGAACATACTGGTCTTATATGGGAAGGATGGAGAACAGTTATAGATGAATACAACGTTCCGTTATTTAATGAAATAAAAGTTTCTATCTGGAGTACTACATTACACCCGAAGGGTAGCATTAGTTATATTAATTAAAATTTTATTCTAAATTAAACAAACGTGCTAGTGTAAGCGCTAGTACGTTTGTCTCGTACTCAAAATTAAAGAGTATAAATTGTACTATAAAGGGTGAACAGAGATATTAATGGAATTTTAGATAAAAAGATGATTTATGGGGCTGAAAATACATAAAAAATTATATTTTTTGAATTAAGCATGGATCGTCCCATAAACAACCGTTTATAGGACATAATAAAAACCCAAAGTTAATTCTACCATCCATTACCTAAATAAAAGGTGATGGAATAACTCATATAGTAATTTCCATCACCTTTTCTCAACTCTTTACCTTAGTCTTCTAAAAATCAAGATTTTTTACAAAATTAAATATATTATCTAATTCAGTATCTTTATAGTTAGTGGTTATTTCATTGCTTTCAATAGAAATATAATATTCAACATCCTCTTTTAGTTCAACTGTGTATACAAACACAACATCATTATTTACTTTTTGAGTTAATTTCTTTTTTAATTCCTCAAAGCTTTTGTAAAGCTGCTTGTTTACTTCATTCGAAACATGTATATTTAATTCTGAAATGAAATTTACAAATGTCTCGTATGGCTTGTCAGTATTTTTAAATAATTTATTATTCTTTTCTTTATTAAATATAATAACCGTATAAAAATTCTTTTCTCTTTCACCATCATACTTCAAAAATATTTTAATATTATTATTTTTGAAGTATTGTAGAAATTTCTGATACATCATCAATCACTCCATTTGCTATATCATTAATCAAATCCCATTTTTGATTATCTGTTAAAGTACTATTCAAATTAAAATCATTCAATAACATGTTCATGGTATCCAATGCCGTTCTCTTATTTCCATTTTCAAAGGCATGTTGAGCTACACTTCTAGTAATTGAAGAAACCTGATCCCATGGATTATCATAATATGAAGCCGAATTAATTATACTTTGTATAGAATTATACGCCTGATTTCCATTAGAATATTTCAAATTTATATTTATTATATCATTTGCTATATCTCCACCATGATCTATGAGATTCCGAGTCAAACAGTCACATGGAAATACAGCATTAACTGTAGACTTAGTGGTTTGTTTAGTCATAGCACCATATCCACCTGTAAATACGGCAACACCAATTTCAGTATATGCCATAAAATATTCTGCGGAATATGGTGAGTTTTTAGATGTTTCATAAAATGTAAAGAATGGATCAGTCGCTCCCAAAGTCCAATAACCAAGAGCACTTTCAACTGAGGTATGTTGTGCAGCAATATAATCCCATCCGTTACCTAAATAATTACCAACTGAATCCCAGATACCACCATCTGAGTCAACATAATAGGTTGCTCCACCATCAACTACTTGCTCACTATGTCCTGTAGGGTCAATATATTTCAATGGATTATTACTCACATACGTATACAAATTCAAGCTAAGGGGGTTATTAATTGTCCCTTCATACGTATCCTCAGTAATAAACCTTCCCATTGTTGGATCATAGTATCTTGCACGTAAATAGATCAATCCAGATTCTTCATCATAAATTTCACTTGTATATTGGAATGGATTATCAAAGGTTTTTGTTTCATGACTTGTTTCAGTTAAAACATTACCCCAGATGTCGTAGTCATATTCTTTTAAAACATCCTTACTACCATCTGCTGCGATGACTTTAACTACATCACCGTGACCGTTATAGAAGTAATATCCACCTAAACTC includes the following:
- a CDS encoding N-acetylmuramoyl-L-alanine amidase, translating into MIIIDPILIIDSGHGGKDPGGGTNHLWKEKDFALQISLYQYDRFRQLGIPVTLTRNEDVFISSVDRARIVRESGAQYCFSNHINAGGGDGVETIHSIHTDPTLATRLAQGIVDEGQNLRRVFSRRLTTDPKKDYFFMHRETGSVRTTIIEYGFADSKLDDVEQLQTYWMDYAEAVVKTFTTFIGREYKSPNQMLPKVQRKVNGLLNGERVTIDSYLIKNTTYVPLRFIGESLDAKVVWDAQRNEYNIVTKK
- a CDS encoding S8 family peptidase, producing the protein MKLKQFFSVLMAFALILSFSVSEAQVDANSNKDSEIIVKFKEKTTKDVKQQIHLEENAEVLKANEQIGFEVVKVKGKSIEKALEKYNNRADVEFAEPIVEYYALFDPNDPLYSSDQYGPQIIDADSAWDITTGSSNVLVAVIDTGVDENHEDLKGKVVRGYDFIDNDNNPSDLNGHGTHVAGTVGALTDNRVGVAGVAPDVKILSIRVLDRDGYGTNEGVANGITYAADNGADVINLSLGSSSSSRVIEDAVNYAWDRGVVVVAAAGNSGNRKRNYPAYYTNTIAVAATDENDRKASFSTYGSWVDVAAPGVDIVSTQLGGGYVSYNGTSMASPHTAGLAALLASQGLSNVEIRDKIESTADPIKGTGRYWEHGRINAYNAVR
- a CDS encoding thiol-activated cytolysin family protein produces the protein MCFLKIKKMNRMVSVMICFFMSLSIISSPFISSAETLTPSLNSETNNSIDINTGIANLNYNKDSILAANGDKVEHFVPKEGIYSDGKFIVIEREKKSLTTSPVDISIIDSMANRSYPGALQLANQAFTNNQPTVISSSRQPLNISIDLPGMREENTITVDNPTYGNVAGAIDELVSIWNEKYSDTHTIPARIQYSESMVYSKSQIAAALNVNAQVLDSSLGIDFDAISNDEKKVMVAAYKQIFYSVSAELPNNPSDLFDDSVTFEELTRKGISNEAPPVMVSNVGYGRTIYVKLETNSKSKDVQAAFRALLQNADLDLETRLKYQEIFEDSSFTAVVLGGDSAEHNKVVTKDFDVIRNIIKDNSEFSLKNPAYPISYTSIFLKDNSIASVKNSTEYIETTSTVYSKGKISLEHTGAYIARFEVSWDEISYDINGNEVLTHKTWEGNNKNRTARYSTVIPLPSNSKNIRIKAEEHTGLIWEGWRTVIDEYNVPLFNEIKVSIWSTTLHPKGSISYIN